In the Ornithodoros turicata isolate Travis chromosome 5, ASM3712646v1, whole genome shotgun sequence genome, cgaaataaaggaaacgatattccaatattatgccacgcatctctactacatgcgatttggtgcacagaaacaggcacatactttaatgaaaagtgaactcaccccttaaacttgaaagccagagaacaaagaaacgttgtccaccacagtactctgggagctctgctgcgctcaacagtttttatcactggacagcacggcgtacgttctcgctatgctcaaaaattgcaagacaaaacgcgcgggagattagaacttcgaaagattttcgtataacaaccagtggaatGCAGCCGTGAAGACAccaactgctacccgttgcgcgtccggaaagtttgaagttccaaccgttgaaactgaactggttcgaactggttggatggatggatgatggatggtgattgggtagacgggcaggcgtcattgccattgctttagctcgtgcttattgagtacttattttttgtaatatctttaatttccgtggccgttcattataattggatggtggaggttaaatgttaaataacacatatgccaatccagcggaagttacaccaacatcatcatcattatgcaatcgccatcgttgttgcagcgacgagtgtcgtattttgtgatgtatgtgttgaaaatcgctgttctttttgcaaacattttatcagtgcctttgctactgagctacaggtgtgcctaatatgtagcgcattgcctgttcagtggtttcaaagagataccatgggcagtttcaagattttttgaagggtTCTGAAATCCCTAagtcacgtcagattccatttactgctgcagctgtgtagcttgtgggaaaatgttatgtgcagtaaacaaacatctgctatctgctgcccacagtacgtgcaaagtgctgctgtgtttgtggagctatggtttatagtgctgcgctgcacgattcgtcggcgtcgtcgacttttttattgacgtttcagtgattcaataatttagttgctgatttctttaagttggtgtAGCAGTTGGTGCTAAGGTGTTGGTGCAGGGGAGTTACTTCGTACAgaatttacatttaccagcaacggtaacgccatcaggaacgctagttcaaaaaacattgccccgaacaaatgcgggcttccgttaagaaaaaaagatatatattcagtaaaataaaatattacttcacagcacttagattccggtaatgtcttctagttgtggatgctgtcagtgtatatgcatgtcagtgagccaaaaacactcggatcatcatatgtatggacattatttaaattatctacatacctcagtcagactgccttcatttgactgatcttttgttacaatatatgggcatacaactcacataacatgaaagactacatactatccatttggtcataatataattggacaaagttaatgtggtccattccttgcatagtttctgaaggttgttgcagagtccagttttattacctcagtatgatcatttgcaaacagattgtacttgctgctccacacacgtgtgatggaaagtaagagaataaggaatttcctccatgtatgaggatcatccaacaaaagttcctctgctgtgatcaaaataataaacctatagcacaacattgaaaaaatttatgtacagattagagctcaacgttactccCTAACACAGTCACTTATTTAGCTGTACATTTTTGAAACTGTGaggcattcactttgcatttcacctgatcaatttgtgtttcatgatcacttgcgaattggtgactgccgaggggtgctttgagaggaagatggaacagcagattgggcaaattttcattgaagtaggaatcatcaccttgagcacgaggagaacgaagtatacaggaagcccacgaaaaggaaactcacgtttgtgtgtctcctgtatacttcattctcctcatgctcaaggtgatgcttcctattTCAACGttgcaccagctcgcttgtgtactttttctctctttggcaaatttccagatgaatttctcgaacaaatcccgagtctttcaagacgagtgcagacagcgttgacgtggttgtactacacccttccaagtcctgtgcgtttttgtttcattgtagtttgacgctttcccaggatctcgcagtacatctgcatttactgtCATTGTGCATGTGAGATAATCTACAAATTGCACACAATGATAGTCCTAAAACAttgtcggcatagcctttccagacgaaaacgcgagtttgacctccttcagaatgctttcaccgggcacccaccatgacttcctatggtattttgtctcagcacttgcataatgcatccaggtttcattaataaaaattgttccaagaaattcatcttgaccgtcttgataccattgaaggaaaatgcaagctgcattcattcgttgctctttacaaatgttaccgagcaaatgtggcccccatctcgcataactttcgttgaccatgctgaaggaaatttgttctcattagtatcagagtgcagtaccagtgacccgccagtctccgttaacaattctcggaatttcagaaaagaaacgtcgtttcgtggtgttatagctgatctcccactgtactgttcattgtgcacattttcacgaccctgtatagaggacacaccatttcaatgcctgtaaagtgttttgtataaacaggtgttaactgtgagtggatattctctaaagtactctttcactcttttcttctttaacgaaaagtaggataactcttccgtactaggatagtcagacgtactcggaaacattacatccatgcttgaatgcctgacacattaggtgaacggcactccattaCCCAACATCTGtagtgccgggatgtcacacccaactactacaccattcagtttgtcctagtggtgtttcctttgaataccaaatatcgggaaacttatttttggatggccctcctaattccagttctctttctgcatttggctacattttttagatttcttgtgacgactcttgtggacaaataccagcatggaagacttaataacaattggggtttacattgcgagacaactgagatcatgagcgacgccacagcagtcggtctgtggattgcccacctgagtgtccttaaatgtgcaatgaaagctcaccacacaacacaccgtatttaatgtcccttgtggaagatggcatgtctaagcaacctgtatcctggcactaagttgctgctgtttttggccgggttcgaaccagcgatctcgggatcagaaggcgaacagacTTACTCACCAGggccggttcacggacaacttgaacatcacaattatgttaactctgccatcaagtaattcagtttcctgcatatgttttgtaacaattgaacttcagttttgtaagcctgaaagctaagcttaaaaccacctcttataatatagtgactgtatgtgatgtgtgaatgtgttcacacctcttaaaaagctaataaaacaaaaatcttgatgatttctaatatgtggtacatacaaggccagctacaagacgtctacaattagacgtcaattactaaatgtctacaagatgtctagtaaatcactaattttagacgtctaaataatggtaagacttttagacgtctagtcaacgtctagtttgggcactatccctaaagtcaagggctagaacaggtctggacgtctagttgactaccatgtgttccATGGGTTACCCTTTCTCGGAACGTGCGGTAAGTACCCCTAATTCGTGGCAtgaatgctttacgaacccaCGCAGATGACCCCATACCGAAGTCAACAATgtcacactaaagcgaagcagcAGACAGCGGTTCTGATGTCCCTAGGCCCAAatgtcactgtcgtctgctgccgccATGCTGAGAATCGTACTCGCgcccgttccacaacctacccgaggCCGAGGGTTAACCTACTCccatggtcacgtggtacaacccTGTCACGTGACCAGCTCCTACTCGAGAGTTAGTTGTGGAACGCacgccttatcttgggttgcattttctgttttcttttcatttttttccaggacgcaagaggcgatagtgtgctctttcaccctctcacattgggggtgagtGAAATACGCGTCTcagaagatgcgcaatgaacaaaataaagaaaaaaatggtgttccttcacgaattttttgcggacgatctatcgaacggatttttgttctgaaaacggctccggtatcaggtgaccaaagggacaagatgttctcattgggacaacttcgtagcttttataattaaaaagttaaagttaattaagacattgctttatgagtttgctaatgccctccaaCGGTACCCTCCtcaggagtgcccttcagcctaCGCTAtaatgcaattgatttcacctcggaaaaagtgatatatatatatttaagaaatatgttcgcatttatatagctgggacaccctgtatataagacGAATCACATGGGCCATTATGTGCTCCAGAGTGATTGAATCGATCGACATTCATTCATTCTGCAATTCCTAGATGCCGCCACTTTCATGGTAtcgtcagagccgtatatataTAGGCTGGGTATCGTACCACCAGCCGTTTCCGAATTACGCGTTGATGTTCTTTCCTTGTGTAGTGCTCGGTTCTGTGCACGAGAAAGCATTCAGATTTTGACGCACCAATTGTTCTGATGCGGAGGGCTACTGAAATGATTTCCTGCACTCGTACCAAACGTTACGTCATCGCCGTTGCACATGAATTAGCGAAGCCTTATCGAACGTTGGAAACGTTGAGCGCGCTTTCGTGAGGCTCCGTGACTAACGATGAGACCTAGAAAAAAGCTCGTTCGTTGATTCCGCTCCTCCCGTTCATGTGATTGGTTCTATTCATTGCTAGCACGGAAGCGTTTCGCTTTCCTCGAGTTTTCGCGAAATGTACTTACGCAATATATGTGTCACGGATGTTTACAAGGATAACCATGTCTATGCATGTCTTGAACTTGTGCGAACAACCTTCGTCCCAACCGGTTTTGAAAGTTTAACGCACGTGTCATTCGGTGTGCTGAGCTACGCAGTATAAGGATGGCTCCAACGCATCACGTTTGGCTACTTGTAGTGCTACACCTTCTGCGAACTGCATTGTCCGCCCCCTCGTGCCAGAACAAAGACCGCTCCGATTCGTGTACTGCCAAGTGCAACACCTACAAATTTTACACGTGCGTTAACATCTTTAAGGTGGGCGACTTTTACCATTTCGCCAGGAGTGCCCTGCATTATGACCATGTCTGGTTCGCCGTGAAAGACGGCGAACTTGACTATTACCCCGCCGGAGTGTTCATGGACTACAACGTGTCCGTGCTCGAATTTGATCGCGCCAAAGTGAAGAGCTACGCGCAGTTTGGCTCTGGGCCGAATCCATTTTGGGGACTTGAAAACTCGCTGGAAACAATTGTGTTCAAGGACAGCACCTTGCCCGATACCTGGAGCATGCTCAGCAGGCTGAACATGTTGGAAAAGGTAGAGTTTCATAACTACAAGTACTTGGCTTTGACTCGAGGCTTCAACGGACTACCACAGAGTGTGAACACAGTGTACATTTTCGCATCACGCATTGGCTATGTGGAAGACGGCTGGTTGTCAGAGctaaaaaatcttatcatggTTGTCATTCAGGCTAGTCACCTGAAGAAGTTCACGAGGGCAATGTTGCCGCGACCGGCACCCATGCTTAAAGTATTGGACTTGGAACGAAACCTCCTGACTTCGCTGCCGAAGGACATTGGCGAGGACATGCCGGTTCTGGGGTTTCTCAACATCGCGCGGAATAACTTAACGACGATTGAAGAGGAGAGCGTACGTCCACTTAGAAACCGCACGTACGTGCACACGTATGGAAATCCGTTGCGCTGCGATTGTAGTCTTAGATTCATCCTATCTTACGTGGACTGGTGGACGAACGTTTTATGCCAGACACCAGAGAAACATAAGGGCCGCTACTTGCAGACACTCTCATCTGATGACCTTGCCTGCTGAGCTGAGGAGTCACCTCGTGGACCAGATTGGAAAGCGCGACAAAAACAGGACATGAACAAATCTGTCTCGTGGCAGCACACATCAAATGAATATTTATTCCATAAAATGTTCACATGCTTAACTTGTGGGCATTCCCCAACGGCAGGAAATCTCCAGGTCAGAACACGCTTTTACTATAGGTAAACCTATACAGCGTTGGCACTACATGCCGTGATACGGACACGAGCAAGCAACAATTGACAAGTTAATGAAGATAATGCTGGTTGACTAAGAATCTCACAGTTGCTATATGTAATGATCTGCAAATTTTATACAGAGAACAATGAGAGTGATTGTCATTTCTTTCCATTGCGCATGGCAAAATACCGCGTAAAAACTTCGTCTAGTTCGGCGTAGCAGCCCTGAAGATGCCTGCAACAGAAAACCAGCCTGCATTAGAGGTGTTGagtctttttcttcttattcttttttGCACCATATAATGCTATGCCTTCCTTCGTTGCTTTGGAAGCTCCGGGCTTTCCCAAAGCATTCTCACTTACTAAGTAAAGTACAAGCTCATATGACTCATATGCTGTAGTGCACATAGTAGACGCCATAGAAATGTGCGAGCAATTCAAGCGCCCTTTATAAAAGGTACGTCTAGAATTTGGGAGGCATCGTTATACCAAGAGCAGTTTTCTCTGGGCCACAACAAGACGGACGTCATTCCAGTGCGACACTCGCATAATTGCTACGCAAATACCCTGGTACCTGGAAACTTTTGTCGGATCGAAGCTGGTTCGTCCGTGCAGCACTCGTCGGTTGTTGAAAGCGACAAGGTCACCCGGCACCATGTGGAACGACAGCTCGGATGCAGGGTCGCGCAACTTCTGGACGAATTCCCTGAAACACGCATTATTTCAGTCAGTCAGATCTGGTACTTTCGTGGAGTAATTATCGCATACTTGAGGGCGTGATAGAAAGGCTTGACGAGTTGCGGTGGCGCCTGAAGAGGTGCCATGGTGCGGTTGTTATAGTGGATCTCCTCGGTGTTGCCGTCCTTCCCAACGCAGATGATCGGGGTCGTTTGGCTGTACCGCATCTGGACATTTTTAGGAGGATTTATTAGCGAGTGTGCCCCGCAAGCGCAAAAGACACCTCACATTATGCGAGCTGATGCTGAACTGAACAGGCGTAGAGGAAAGAATGTGGAAGGCGGCCGGGTTGTTTTGCCTCAGCCAGTTGGCAACCATA is a window encoding:
- the LOC135394039 gene encoding leucine-rich repeat-containing protein 24-like; amino-acid sequence: MAPTHHVWLLVVLHLLRTALSAPSCQNKDRSDSCTAKCNTYKFYTCVNIFKVGDFYHFARSALHYDHVWFAVKDGELDYYPAGVFMDYNVSVLEFDRAKVKSYAQFGSGPNPFWGLENSLETIVFKDSTLPDTWSMLSRLNMLEKVEFHNYKYLALTRGFNGLPQSVNTVYIFASRIGYVEDGWLSELKNLIMVVIQASHLKKFTRAMLPRPAPMLKVLDLERNLLTSLPKDIGEDMPVLGFLNIARNNLTTIEEESVRPLRNRTYVHTYGNPLRCDCSLRFILSYVDWWTNVLCQTPEKHKGRYLQTLSSDDLAC